TGGCGACGATTTTTTCGGCCACGACATAAACCGGGGGCATGTCTTTCGGTTCGGCTTCGATATTCGAGAGGATGGCCGCCATCTTTTTGTTCAGGCGTTCGTAATAGGCGACCGGATCGTACAGCCCGTCCGCATGATCGATCCGGAGTCCCTGAATCTTGCCTTGCCCGAGCTGGGACAGAATCAATTGATGGGTCGTGTCGAACACTTTTTCGTCTTCGATGCGCAACCCGGCCAGGTCGTTGATATCGAAGAACCGGCGGTAATTGATTTCGTCCCCGGCGACGCGCCAGTAAGCCAGGCGGTAAACCTGCTTTTCCAGGAGCGCGTGCATTTCGCCGTTCTCGCCGCCGCTCCGGTTGATTTCCGCCACGCGGTCGGCGATGAAGCGCAGGATCGGCGGATTGTCCGCGCAGAGCCGGGCGAGGTGTTTCTTGAAAACTTCCTTGTCCCGCCGGCGTTCTTCTTTTTTTTCTTCCGTGGTTTCGGTGCGCAGCGGCAGTTTGCTGAAACTGTTGTCGAGGGTCTGGTATTCCGGAAATACCGGATCGTCCGGCGCGAAAGCCTTCGTCAACTGCGCGTGCTGCGAGTTCAGGATCAGCGGATAGGTCTGCGGATCGACCGGAAAACGGTGCTGGAAATAGTAAATGCCGAATTCGCCGAGGGTGGCGTCAAACTCCAGCGTCAGTTGCCGCTGTTCCAGGATCTCGCCGTACAGGCCGCCGAGCACCGGAATCAGCAGCTTGTTCTGCAGCGCCTGGTTGACGGGATGCCACTCGATGTCGAAAAAGTCGGCATAGCCGGAAGCCTGGCCGTTCTCCAGTACGTCCTGCCACCAGAGATTGTCGCTGCCCATCACGCCCATGTGATTCGGCACGATGTCGGCGATCAGGCCCATGCCGTGGCGCTGCAGTTCGGCGACGAAACGGTCGAACGCTTCGGTGCTGCCGATTTCCGGGTTGATTGCGCCGTGGTCGACGATATCGTAGCCGTGTGTGCTTCCCGGACGGGCCTTCAGGTAAGGCGACACGTAACAATGGCTGATGCCGAGGCGGCGTAAATACGGCACCAGCCGGGTCGCTTTCGCGAACGTGAAGCCTTTATTCAATTGCAGGCGGTAAGTCGATACCGGAATCGCCGCTTTTGGGCGCCGGAGTGCGGTTTCGCTGGGTTGTTCCTCACTTTCGCGGGGAAGCGGATAGCCGGCTGTCGACTCGATCATCATCAGGTTCCTCCAGGCAGAACAGGACCGACCACGGCGGTAATTTTCCTTGCCGCAACGTTTCCTGCGGCTCGCCGGCACTGGCGTACAACACCCTGCCGGCGGCAGGGCATTCCGCATTTGCCTCGATAGCGCCCAGGTTGGCGGTCAACGTCAGTATCGCGCCGCCGTTCAACTGCCACTGCACCTGAAGAGAGCGGTCGGCGATCAGCCGGTAGCGGGCCTGTTTTCCGGTGACGCCGTGCAGCCTCGGGATGATTTCGCGCTTGCGGATGCGCAGCAATTCCCGGTGAAAATCCAGCCATTGCCGGTGCGGCAGCCGCGTGATTTCTTCCCAGTGCAGAATCGCCGACTGATAGGTTGGCAGCGCATTCGGCGGCGGCAGGGCGCCGGGCGCCGTTTCGCCTTCGAACTCCGGAAAATCGGCAAACTCCTGCCGCCGCCCTGCCGCCACTTGCCGGCCGAGTTCCTCCGGAAAATCGATAAAATAAGGGAAAGGCCGAGTGCAGGCCCATTCCTCGCCCATGAACAGCAGCGGGAGCGAGGGCGCCAGCAAAACGATCGCGGTTGCCGCGCGCACGGCTTCGGCCGGGCAGAGTTCGGTGATCCGCCCGCCTAGCGGCCGGTTGCCGATCTGGTCATGATTCTGCAGGAAGGAGATGAAGGCGGTGAGCGGCAGGTCCGGGCTGGGCGCGCCGCGCGGTTGCCCGGCCCGGTAGGGCGAGGCTTCCCCCTGGTAGGCGAAGCCTTGCGTCAGGCACCGGCCCAGCAGATGTATCGTCCGGTCACGGTAGTCCCGGTAGAATCCGAAGGTTTCCCCGGTCAACAGCACGTGCAGGACATGATGCAGGTCGTCGTTCCACTGGGCATCGAAATAATGCCGCGGGCTGTTCTTGCCACGCCTTAGATAATGGCCGGCATTGTTGTCGTTTTCCAGGATCAGGTAGACATGGCGGTCGTAGCCCGGCCCCTGGCGGACCGCGTCGGCCAGTTCCTCCAGAAAGTGGGGTTGCCGGTGATCGAAAATGTTGTGCGCGGCATCGAAACGCAGGCCGTCGAAATGGTATTCTTCGAGCCAATATAGGGCATTGTGGATAAAGTATTGGCGCACCCAGTGGCTTTGCCCGAAATTGATCGCATCGCCCCAGGCGGTATCATGGTCCGGGGTAAAAAACTCCGGCGCGTAAAGGCGGAGATAATTCCCTTCCGGCCCGAAATGGTTATAAACCACATCGTTGAAAATCATCAGGCCTTTCGCGTGCGCGGCATCGACCAGCTCTTTCAGCTCGTCGGGCGTTCCGTAGCAGCCCGCCGGCGCGAACGGCAGCACCCCGTCATAGCCCCAGTTGCGCCGGCCGAAAAAATCGGCGACCGGCATCAGCTGAATCGCGGTGACGCCCAGATCGGCCAGATAATCCAGCTGTTTCCTGACGCCGGCAAAATTGCCTTCCCCGGAAAAAGCCCCGACATGCAGCTCGTAGAACACCGCGCTTTCCCAGGTTCGCCCCTGCCAGTGGTGGTCCTGCCATTGCCAAGCCGCGGGATCGATTACCTGGCTCGAACCGTGCACGTCCTGAGGCTGATAGCGGGAGGCGGGATCCGGCACATGATGCTTGCCGTCGATCAGGTACTGGTAATAAAACCCGGTACCGGCCAGTTCGGTGGTAATGCCGTACCAGCCTTCGTCTTCGGCGGCCATGTGCAGCCTGACTTCGGGGGCATCGCCTTGCAGGCATAACTCGACTTTATCCGCTCCGGGCGCCCACAGGCGGAAGTTCACCCGGCCGTCGTCGAGCAACCGGGTTCCGAAAGGCATCAGATGCGATCTTTTTGTTCCCGCCATGCGTCGTTATCCACTCACTTCGATCCGGTCGTTCGCATGATGCTGCAGTGCAACCATCAAGGTCAGGTGTTCGCGCAACTGGCGGGTCAGGAGAAAGTTTTCGCGCACGAACGCTTTGCCTTTAATCCCCATTTCTTCCATTTTCTGCCTTTGATTCAACAGATAGCGGATCCGCAAGGAGGCGCCTTCAGGGGTATTGACCAGAAACCCGGTATGGAAGTTGATCACCTGCAGGCGAATGCCGCCGGTATCGCCGCCG
The genomic region above belongs to Methylomicrobium agile and contains:
- the treZ gene encoding malto-oligosyltrehalose trehalohydrolase, translated to MAGTKRSHLMPFGTRLLDDGRVNFRLWAPGADKVELCLQGDAPEVRLHMAAEDEGWYGITTELAGTGFYYQYLIDGKHHVPDPASRYQPQDVHGSSQVIDPAAWQWQDHHWQGRTWESAVFYELHVGAFSGEGNFAGVRKQLDYLADLGVTAIQLMPVADFFGRRNWGYDGVLPFAPAGCYGTPDELKELVDAAHAKGLMIFNDVVYNHFGPEGNYLRLYAPEFFTPDHDTAWGDAINFGQSHWVRQYFIHNALYWLEEYHFDGLRFDAAHNIFDHRQPHFLEELADAVRQGPGYDRHVYLILENDNNAGHYLRRGKNSPRHYFDAQWNDDLHHVLHVLLTGETFGFYRDYRDRTIHLLGRCLTQGFAYQGEASPYRAGQPRGAPSPDLPLTAFISFLQNHDQIGNRPLGGRITELCPAEAVRAATAIVLLAPSLPLLFMGEEWACTRPFPYFIDFPEELGRQVAAGRRQEFADFPEFEGETAPGALPPPNALPTYQSAILHWEEITRLPHRQWLDFHRELLRIRKREIIPRLHGVTGKQARYRLIADRSLQVQWQLNGGAILTLTANLGAIEANAECPAAGRVLYASAGEPQETLRQGKLPPWSVLFCLEEPDDDRVDSRLSASPRK